The Leucobacter viscericola genome includes a window with the following:
- a CDS encoding YibE/F family protein gives MFKWWRREEQSSQDVGEVRHSHSHSHSHSHELPKDLPALSKPVKVATFGLLAAVALATIVGLVALWPDADQVAKAAERSGSIGQAGTYEQGEVLDIQEGCVALGRSEGGNAPESPRDRCLTMMVGVHSGPDKGRTVDVPVRGALASAGLQVGDRLELIAYSVAPNPQQTADASKDQATQSYEVSETNYGVSGVFRGLPLLILGLLFAAVVIWVGRLRGALSLVALGISAFLLLAFILPALVSGQPGVPVALVGASAIMFVILYFVHGPNMRTTAALIGTLCGILIMALISLIAVHTTRLSGIGDESSGFLSAVASDIDFRGLLTCAIIIAGLGILNDVTITQSSAVWELRAAAPEMPRREIFARAMRIGRDHIASTVYTVFFSYVGAALSVLLLLYLYDRPVLSLLTREDIAVELVRTFCGSIGLILAVPITTWVATLFTPPGEEERHLPWGELVSDEAKTHHQE, from the coding sequence ATGTTCAAGTGGTGGAGGCGTGAGGAACAGTCGAGCCAAGATGTAGGCGAGGTTCGGCACTCCCACTCCCACTCCCACTCCCACTCCCACGAGTTACCAAAGGACCTGCCCGCGCTCAGCAAGCCCGTGAAAGTCGCGACCTTCGGACTCTTGGCCGCCGTTGCCCTCGCCACGATCGTCGGGCTAGTGGCTCTGTGGCCCGACGCGGATCAGGTAGCGAAGGCGGCAGAGCGCAGCGGATCCATAGGGCAGGCCGGCACCTACGAGCAGGGCGAGGTGCTCGACATTCAAGAGGGGTGCGTCGCGCTAGGTCGCAGTGAGGGAGGGAACGCGCCAGAGAGCCCACGTGATCGCTGCCTGACAATGATGGTCGGGGTGCACTCGGGTCCAGACAAGGGTCGCACCGTCGATGTGCCGGTGCGGGGTGCCCTCGCGTCCGCGGGCCTTCAAGTGGGAGATCGACTCGAACTGATCGCCTATTCGGTCGCGCCGAATCCGCAGCAGACCGCCGACGCGAGCAAAGACCAGGCGACGCAGAGCTACGAAGTGAGCGAAACCAACTACGGGGTCTCGGGTGTCTTTCGAGGGCTGCCGCTGCTGATCCTCGGACTGCTGTTCGCCGCGGTCGTGATTTGGGTTGGGCGACTGCGCGGGGCGCTGTCGCTGGTGGCGCTCGGGATCAGTGCGTTCCTGTTGCTCGCGTTTATCCTCCCCGCGCTGGTCTCGGGGCAGCCCGGTGTGCCCGTCGCGCTGGTGGGGGCGAGCGCCATCATGTTTGTGATTCTCTACTTTGTGCACGGGCCAAACATGCGCACGACAGCCGCGCTGATTGGTACGCTGTGCGGGATCCTGATCATGGCTCTTATCTCTTTGATCGCGGTGCACACCACCAGGCTCAGCGGCATTGGCGACGAGTCGTCTGGATTCCTCTCGGCCGTGGCCTCAGACATAGATTTTCGGGGGCTGCTCACCTGCGCGATTATTATTGCCGGGCTCGGGATCCTCAACGACGTCACCATCACCCAGTCCTCGGCCGTGTGGGAACTGCGCGCTGCGGCACCCGAGATGCCGCGGCGTGAGATCTTCGCAAGGGCCATGAGGATCGGCCGTGACCACATTGCCTCGACGGTCTACACGGTGTTCTTCTCGTACGTGGGTGCAGCGCTCAGTGTGCTGTTGTTGCTGTACCTCTACGACCGCCCGGTGCTCTCGCTGCTGACGCGCGAAGATATCGCGGTCGAGTTGGTGCGGACCTTCTGCGGGAGTATCGGGTTGATCCTCGCAGTGCCGATTACGACCTGGGTGGCGACGCTGTTTACGCCGCCTGGGGAAGAGGAACGGCACTTGCCGTGGGGTGAGCTGGTGTCTGACGAAGCCAAAACTCACCACCAAGAATGA
- a CDS encoding CG0192-related protein — translation MSLIYASTTLRPSKLELLAEWLPTQAWFEGDAAQLASVGAYRFDDPEGEVGIEGHLLTAGSDTVYHVPLTYRGAALEDGEPFLVGTMEHGVLGTRWVSDATGDPVYRSALAAAIAQGGHEATLETVNAEGQTSVRETATHVRGSGSEGSPVPELWAASVEVLGERCGLRPRSQHSTCFGCLTLRPHLWRAPRRCGRPGPGSLSP, via the coding sequence ATGTCTCTGATCTACGCCTCCACTACTTTGCGCCCCTCGAAACTTGAGCTGCTCGCCGAGTGGCTGCCAACGCAAGCGTGGTTTGAGGGTGATGCCGCCCAGCTCGCTTCGGTCGGTGCGTATCGCTTCGATGATCCCGAGGGTGAGGTTGGGATCGAGGGGCACCTGCTGACCGCCGGATCTGACACGGTCTACCACGTGCCGCTCACGTACCGCGGTGCGGCGCTCGAAGACGGTGAGCCGTTTCTTGTCGGCACGATGGAGCACGGGGTGCTCGGTACGCGCTGGGTGAGTGACGCGACCGGCGATCCTGTGTATCGCTCGGCTCTTGCGGCCGCAATCGCGCAGGGCGGCCACGAGGCCACGCTCGAGACGGTGAATGCTGAGGGGCAGACTTCGGTTCGAGAAACGGCAACTCACGTTCGCGGTTCGGGATCAGAGGGCAGCCCCGTCCCGGAACTGTGGGCGGCCTCTGTGGAGGTGCTCGGGGAGCGGTGCGGGTTGAGGCCCCGCTCGCAACACTCGACGTGTTTCGGGTGCTTGACGCTGAGGCCGCACCTCTGGCGGGCTCCGAGGCGCTGTGGGCGACCTGGCCCGGGCAGCTTGAGCCCGTGA
- a CDS encoding bifunctional alpha,alpha-trehalose-phosphate synthase (UDP-forming)/trehalose-phosphatase — MFELSEVAHGRELVMVSNRLPVDRVVQADGTTDWAPSPGGLVTAVEPIVRELGCLWVGWAGNADEEVEPFEIGSMRLAPIPLSSEELETYYEGFSNGTLWPLYHDVISPPVYHRTWWDSYQRVNRRFAERVAHEAAQNAVVWVHDYQLQLAPEMLRELRPDLTIAFFLHIPFPPRSLFAQLPWRRQIVRGLLGADVIGFQRVQDAVNFRHVSERYAGAPARGNTIVLPEAPDQPSRSVLAQEFPISIDAGGFEELASRPEVQQRAREIREELGQDRTILLGVDRLDYTKGIRHRLKAFEELLEDGEISAHDTVLVQVASPSREQVEAYQQLREEVEVTAGHINGAHGSIGHAPLVYLHQSYSREEMAALYLAADVMVVTPLRDGMNLVAKEYVACRADEGGALILSEFTGAADELRAALLINPHDIEALKAAMLRAIHLPREEQRRRMRSLRKAVYDNDVAHWATQYLEAVSAAADAHAKQAEGARGGETAEIPVPAEVFVSSALRARLRRLATAPTLIVASDFDGTLAPIVGRPQDARIVPRARHALEVLQESPDVQVILLTGRSVEGLRVTGLESDSWILSASHGAELTGLEAAADSGSLTPEEDERLGKLSRRFDRVFRDELGVRLERKPYGIVVHTREVAEPDRASELLAAAVELGAVPGITMRVGKQVREFSVRNTDKGSALQMIREMLPAAPVLFLGDDVTDEDVFAVLGPDDLGIKVGEGTSLARERVADPEAAAAVLAVLAELRTGIVIGSEVATVH, encoded by the coding sequence GTGTTTGAATTGAGTGAGGTCGCGCACGGTCGCGAACTTGTCATGGTGTCTAATCGCCTGCCCGTAGATCGGGTTGTGCAGGCTGACGGCACAACCGACTGGGCGCCTTCGCCCGGTGGGCTGGTGACGGCGGTCGAACCGATCGTGCGGGAGCTCGGCTGCCTGTGGGTAGGTTGGGCCGGCAACGCAGATGAAGAGGTTGAACCCTTCGAGATCGGGTCTATGCGGCTGGCCCCGATCCCGCTCAGCAGCGAAGAACTTGAGACCTACTACGAGGGATTCTCGAACGGCACGCTCTGGCCGCTTTATCACGACGTTATCTCCCCTCCCGTCTACCACCGCACCTGGTGGGACTCATACCAGCGCGTCAACCGCCGCTTTGCCGAGAGGGTCGCGCATGAGGCGGCCCAGAACGCCGTCGTGTGGGTGCACGACTACCAGCTGCAGTTGGCGCCAGAGATGCTGCGTGAATTGCGCCCCGATCTCACCATCGCATTTTTTCTGCACATCCCGTTCCCGCCGCGCAGCCTGTTCGCCCAGCTGCCCTGGCGTCGCCAGATCGTGCGCGGACTGCTCGGCGCCGACGTCATCGGATTTCAGCGTGTGCAAGACGCCGTCAACTTTCGGCACGTCAGCGAACGCTACGCCGGTGCCCCCGCGCGCGGAAACACGATTGTGCTGCCAGAGGCGCCGGATCAACCGTCTCGATCCGTGCTTGCCCAGGAGTTTCCGATCTCCATTGACGCGGGTGGCTTTGAAGAGCTTGCGTCGCGCCCCGAGGTGCAGCAGCGAGCTCGCGAGATTCGCGAAGAGCTCGGGCAGGATCGTACGATCCTTCTCGGAGTTGACCGCCTCGATTACACGAAGGGCATCAGGCACCGGCTCAAGGCCTTCGAGGAATTGCTCGAGGACGGTGAGATCAGTGCCCATGACACCGTGCTCGTGCAGGTCGCGAGCCCGAGTCGCGAGCAGGTCGAGGCGTATCAGCAGCTGCGCGAAGAGGTCGAGGTGACGGCCGGGCACATCAACGGTGCTCACGGATCCATCGGGCACGCGCCACTCGTGTACCTGCACCAGAGCTACTCCCGCGAAGAGATGGCAGCGCTCTACCTTGCAGCCGACGTGATGGTGGTGACCCCGCTGCGAGACGGCATGAACCTTGTGGCAAAGGAGTACGTTGCGTGCCGGGCCGACGAGGGTGGGGCGCTCATCTTGAGCGAGTTCACCGGCGCGGCCGACGAGCTGCGCGCCGCGCTGCTGATCAACCCGCACGACATCGAGGCGCTGAAGGCTGCGATGTTGCGCGCAATCCACCTGCCCCGCGAGGAGCAGCGCCGTCGCATGCGCTCGCTGCGCAAAGCGGTCTACGACAATGACGTGGCCCACTGGGCGACGCAGTACCTCGAGGCGGTTTCGGCGGCGGCTGACGCACACGCGAAGCAAGCCGAGGGCGCGCGTGGTGGAGAGACCGCCGAGATCCCTGTTCCGGCTGAAGTGTTCGTGTCGAGCGCCCTGCGCGCGCGATTGCGGCGGCTGGCGACAGCCCCGACCCTGATCGTCGCGAGCGACTTCGACGGCACCCTCGCCCCAATCGTTGGGCGACCACAAGACGCTCGGATCGTTCCCCGCGCGCGCCACGCCCTTGAGGTGCTGCAGGAGTCACCCGATGTGCAGGTGATCCTGCTGACCGGGCGTTCTGTTGAGGGACTGCGCGTGACCGGTCTCGAATCGGACTCGTGGATACTGTCGGCCTCACACGGCGCAGAACTGACCGGGCTTGAGGCCGCGGCCGATTCGGGGTCACTGACGCCCGAAGAAGATGAGCGCCTCGGCAAGCTCTCCAGGCGCTTCGACAGGGTCTTTCGAGATGAGCTGGGCGTTCGGCTTGAACGGAAGCCCTACGGGATCGTGGTGCACACGCGCGAGGTTGCCGAGCCAGATCGCGCCTCTGAGCTGCTCGCTGCGGCGGTCGAGCTTGGTGCTGTGCCCGGGATCACGATGCGCGTGGGTAAACAGGTGCGGGAGTTCTCAGTGCGCAACACCGACAAGGGGAGTGCGCTGCAGATGATCCGCGAGATGCTGCCAGCTGCGCCCGTGCTGTTCCTCGGTGATGACGTGACCGACGAGGACGTGTTTGCGGTGCTCGGGCCTGACGACCTGGGCATCAAAGTAGGGGAGGGCACCTCGCTGGCGCGCGAGCGGGTTGCCGATCCAGAAGCCGCCGCTGCGGTGCTTGCGGTTCTCGCCGAGCTGCGCACGGGCATTGTGATTGGCTCGGAGGTCGCTACGGTTCACTGA